The following proteins come from a genomic window of Synechococcus sp. NB0720_010:
- a CDS encoding GTP-binding protein, which translates to MEQAPSGLPVTILTGFLGAGKTTLLNHILSNQQGVKTAVLVNEFGEIGIDNDLIIATGEDMVELSNGCICCSINGELLDAVYRILDRPDPVDYLVVETTGLADPLPVAMTFLGSDLRDQTRLDSIITLVDAENFSDEILDGEVARAQVVYGDILLLNKCDLVSEERLTAVEDKLREIKTDARILRSVKGEVNLPLLLSVGLFESDKVAAQQNHDDCDHDHGHCVHEHDHDHSHDHQDHSNCDHDHGHCEHDHGHSHDHSHDHGHSHDHSHADHLAIEGFTSLSFNAEGPFSLRKFQNFLDNQLPAGVFRAKGILWFNESSKRHVFHLAGKRFSIDDSEWSKPSDRKNQLVVIGKNLDHAKIRKQLQACVAKDAGKGFS; encoded by the coding sequence ATGGAACAGGCCCCTAGCGGGCTTCCCGTGACCATCCTCACGGGCTTCCTTGGCGCAGGAAAAACCACGCTGCTCAACCACATCCTCAGCAACCAGCAGGGCGTCAAAACCGCTGTGCTGGTCAACGAGTTTGGAGAAATCGGCATCGACAACGACCTGATCATCGCGACTGGCGAGGACATGGTCGAACTCAGCAATGGCTGCATCTGCTGCTCCATCAATGGAGAGCTGCTGGACGCCGTCTACCGGATCCTCGATCGCCCAGATCCGGTCGACTATCTGGTGGTGGAGACCACTGGACTGGCTGACCCGCTGCCGGTGGCCATGACCTTCCTCGGCAGCGATCTACGGGATCAGACCCGGCTCGACTCGATCATCACCCTGGTCGATGCTGAGAACTTCAGCGACGAGATCCTCGATGGGGAGGTGGCCCGGGCCCAGGTGGTCTATGGGGACATCCTTCTGCTTAACAAGTGCGACCTCGTGAGCGAGGAGCGCCTCACTGCGGTGGAAGACAAGCTGCGGGAGATCAAAACCGATGCGCGGATCCTGCGCTCGGTCAAAGGGGAGGTCAATCTGCCGCTGCTGCTCAGCGTGGGCCTCTTCGAAAGCGACAAGGTGGCTGCGCAGCAAAACCACGACGACTGCGACCACGACCACGGTCACTGCGTCCATGAGCACGACCACGATCATTCCCACGACCACCAGGACCACAGCAACTGTGATCACGACCACGGGCACTGCGAGCACGACCACGGTCATTCACACGACCACAGTCACGATCACGGGCACTCCCACGACCATTCCCACGCGGATCACCTCGCCATCGAGGGATTCACGTCCCTCTCCTTCAATGCCGAGGGGCCCTTTTCCCTGCGGAAGTTTCAGAACTTCCTCGACAACCAGCTGCCTGCGGGGGTCTTCCGGGCCAAGGGAATCCTCTGGTTCAACGAGAGCAGCAAGCGCCACGTCTTCCACCTGGCCGGCAAGCGTTTCTCCATCGACGACAGCGAGTGGAGCAAGCCCAGCGACCGCAAAAACCAATTGGTCGTGATCGGCAAAAACCTCGACCACGCCAAGATCCGCAAGCAACTTCAGGCCTGCGTCGCCAAAGATGCCGGCAAGGGCTTCTCCTGA
- a CDS encoding metal ABC transporter substrate-binding protein, with protein MTLVAPQASAAQASPSVVAANGILCDLVGVLAGSSASVACLVPAGADPHDYRLNARDRAAIQSASLVFLNGYRLSPALERVGKLKRTVKVAERAVPLSPSRDPHVWHNPLQAVAMTRAVSSELKTLVAAPARPAIEARAARVASVLQQLDRWAAVQFATVPKGHRVVLTEHDAIAALARRYQVRYVPLMRSFASGGPLRPSSLGEITQAVKGSGTKYLFSESKANSKTLRRISKTSGIPIYRQHLVVDGVAKGQTYVATFVSNVCTLVDAQGGRCDRSAAHALVVRWKAIRSSR; from the coding sequence TTGACGCTCGTTGCTCCGCAGGCCAGTGCTGCACAGGCCTCCCCCTCGGTTGTTGCAGCGAACGGCATTCTTTGCGACCTCGTTGGTGTGCTGGCGGGATCGAGTGCTTCTGTCGCCTGCCTGGTGCCCGCTGGAGCCGATCCACACGACTACCGCCTGAACGCCAGGGACCGAGCAGCGATTCAGTCGGCCTCTCTGGTCTTCTTGAACGGCTATCGGTTAAGTCCTGCCCTCGAGCGTGTCGGGAAGCTCAAGCGCACGGTCAAGGTGGCCGAACGGGCGGTCCCCTTGAGTCCATCGCGTGATCCGCATGTCTGGCACAACCCGCTCCAGGCGGTGGCGATGACGAGGGCGGTCTCCTCTGAACTCAAGACTTTGGTGGCGGCCCCTGCCCGCCCGGCGATTGAGGCACGCGCGGCTCGAGTGGCCTCCGTGCTCCAGCAGTTGGATCGATGGGCTGCCGTGCAATTCGCGACGGTGCCCAAGGGGCATCGTGTGGTGCTGACTGAGCACGATGCGATTGCCGCGTTGGCCCGGCGCTACCAGGTTCGCTATGTGCCCTTGATGCGCTCCTTTGCCTCAGGCGGCCCGCTGCGTCCCAGCAGTTTGGGTGAGATCACACAAGCGGTGAAGGGATCGGGAACGAAGTATCTGTTCTCGGAGTCCAAGGCCAACTCAAAAACCTTGCGCCGCATCAGTAAGACCTCGGGGATTCCGATTTATCGCCAGCACTTGGTGGTTGATGGAGTCGCCAAGGGACAGACCTACGTCGCCACGTTCGTCTCCAATGTCTGCACCTTGGTTGATGCCCAGGGTGGACGCTGTGACCGCTCCGCCGCTCACGCACTCGTCGTCCGTTGGAAAGCGATTCGCTCGTCTCGCTGA
- a CDS encoding metal ABC transporter ATP-binding protein, whose translation MALLRVQNLCVHRGQQLVLDDVSFTIKSGSLTALVGPNGAGKSTLLHALEGQLPATSGLLELAGLALTPALARREIALMPQRGAIDWSFPITVQELVALGRLLGRRPGCCDVEAVLQRVGLAGLGSRRLDELSGGQQQRALLARTLLQPAQLLLLDEPCAAIDPPSRTNLLRVMRQLCDAGLTLLVSSHDWGTDLDAYDEVLVLDRALLAQGPPEAVRRSLGDLRVGHQCCG comes from the coding sequence ATGGCTTTGCTTCGCGTTCAAAACCTCTGCGTTCATCGCGGCCAGCAACTGGTTCTCGATGACGTCTCTTTCACGATCAAGTCCGGCTCGTTAACGGCTTTGGTTGGCCCCAATGGAGCAGGCAAGAGCACGTTGTTGCATGCCCTAGAGGGGCAACTTCCAGCCACCTCCGGCCTCCTGGAGTTGGCTGGTTTGGCCCTCACCCCTGCATTGGCCCGTCGAGAGATTGCGCTGATGCCGCAACGCGGAGCCATTGATTGGAGTTTCCCAATCACGGTCCAGGAGTTGGTTGCCCTGGGGCGTCTTCTCGGGCGTCGACCGGGCTGCTGCGATGTGGAGGCGGTTTTACAGCGGGTGGGTCTGGCTGGCTTGGGTTCACGACGGTTGGATGAACTCTCCGGCGGTCAGCAGCAGCGGGCGCTGCTCGCGCGCACGTTGTTGCAGCCAGCCCAGCTCTTGCTCCTCGATGAGCCCTGCGCTGCGATTGATCCCCCATCGCGCACCAATTTGTTGCGGGTCATGCGTCAGCTCTGCGATGCGGGATTGACCCTGCTGGTGAGCAGCCATGACTGGGGAACTGATCTGGATGCCTACGACGAAGTGCTGGTCCTGGATCGAGCGCTGCTTGCCCAAGGTCCGCCCGAGGCGGTACGGCGCTCCTTGGGCGACCTCAGGGTTGGGCATCAATGCTGTGGTTAG
- a CDS encoding transcriptional repressor, with protein MPPQVAGITERQQLIIQHLEDAEQELSGQELHAQLRSSHSPMGLATVYRHLRQLQQRGLIRCRHLPSGEALFAPLGRDEHHITCVDCGATAVLNHCPVHHVDLETEDSKGFSLIFHTLEFFGLCESCQSRQSD; from the coding sequence ATGCCCCCCCAGGTTGCCGGCATCACGGAGCGGCAGCAGCTGATCATTCAGCACCTGGAGGACGCCGAGCAAGAACTGTCGGGACAGGAGCTGCATGCCCAGCTGCGGAGCAGCCACAGCCCCATGGGACTGGCGACGGTTTACAGGCACCTGCGCCAACTCCAGCAACGGGGACTGATCCGCTGTCGGCATCTGCCCAGCGGCGAAGCCCTCTTCGCTCCGTTGGGGCGGGACGAGCATCACATAACCTGCGTGGACTGCGGCGCCACCGCGGTCCTCAACCATTGTCCTGTTCATCACGTTGACCTCGAAACCGAGGACAGCAAAGGGTTTTCGTTGATCTTTCACACCCTGGAGTTCTTCGGACTGTGCGAGAGCTGCCAGTCCCGTCAAAGCGACTAA
- a CDS encoding metal ABC transporter permease — translation MADAWWLLPFSIALVVGVLCPLAGTALLVQRRLFQVNLISHAVLPGLVLAVFWGLEPSLGGLISGVVFALLAERLTGLLPQGDRNREAVLNAVLAGSLGLGVLLIPLLGVRVDLEAILFGDLLAAGPRELLQSLIALVLIVGVLAGRYRQYVYLGVDPVGAQAAGLRVSALRLLLTLVTALAVVSAISAVGIVLVVSLMAAPALLALPKARSLRQALLRSSLWGLLLCGGGFLLAVQDAVNLPPGPVIGVVCLATLPLPLLRR, via the coding sequence ATGGCTGACGCCTGGTGGCTCTTGCCCTTCAGCATCGCCCTGGTGGTGGGCGTGCTCTGTCCCCTGGCCGGAACGGCTCTGTTGGTGCAGCGCCGGTTGTTCCAGGTCAATTTGATCTCCCATGCGGTGCTGCCAGGACTGGTACTCGCCGTGTTCTGGGGGCTGGAGCCAAGCCTCGGCGGATTAATCAGTGGCGTGGTGTTCGCGCTGCTGGCTGAGCGGCTCACGGGGCTTCTGCCCCAGGGCGATCGCAATCGGGAGGCCGTGCTCAATGCCGTCTTGGCGGGATCGCTGGGGCTGGGGGTCCTGCTGATTCCCTTGCTCGGGGTCCGAGTGGATCTCGAGGCGATCTTGTTTGGGGATCTTCTGGCGGCTGGTCCAAGGGAGCTCTTGCAGAGCCTCATTGCCTTGGTCCTGATCGTCGGCGTGCTCGCCGGCCGCTATCGCCAGTACGTCTATCTCGGGGTGGATCCCGTTGGGGCCCAGGCTGCTGGGCTGCGTGTCTCGGCCCTGCGCTTGCTGTTGACACTGGTCACCGCGCTGGCGGTGGTGAGCGCGATTAGCGCCGTGGGCATTGTCTTGGTGGTGAGCCTGATGGCAGCACCTGCTCTCTTGGCCTTGCCGAAGGCCAGGAGTTTGCGGCAGGCCCTGCTGCGCTCCTCCTTGTGGGGACTGCTCCTCTGCGGGGGAGGATTTCTGTTGGCGGTTCAGGATGCAGTCAACCTGCCGCCGGGTCCTGTGATCGGTGTTGTCTGTCTGGCCACCCTGCCGTTGCCACTCTTGCGCCGCTGA
- a CDS encoding M23 family metallopeptidase: MPVALLVPALQLLNPMPGVVTQDAHAEHPALDIACAVGTPVRAAHDGVASVIRSHTHGNTVVLVGNNGLETSYSHLHSAQAPGTYKRGDLIGHCGNSGAWTTGPHLHFETNRPALLSNLDTSFYSEVAQEQAKPAASLTGTGGSPAALVKQD, from the coding sequence TTGCCCGTCGCACTCCTGGTCCCCGCGCTGCAGTTGCTGAATCCCATGCCAGGGGTTGTGACCCAAGACGCCCACGCCGAGCACCCGGCCCTGGACATCGCCTGTGCGGTCGGAACACCGGTGCGCGCCGCCCACGACGGAGTGGCCAGCGTGATCCGCAGCCACACCCACGGCAACACCGTGGTGCTCGTGGGCAACAACGGTCTAGAGACCAGCTACAGCCATCTGCACAGCGCCCAAGCGCCCGGGACCTACAAGCGGGGCGACCTGATTGGCCATTGCGGCAACAGCGGCGCCTGGACCACCGGGCCCCACCTGCACTTCGAGACCAACCGCCCCGCACTGCTGAGCAACCTGGACACCAGCTTCTATAGCGAGGTCGCGCAGGAGCAAGCCAAGCCTGCGGCCAGCCTCACAGGGACCGGTGGTTCACCGGCCGCCCTGGTGAAGCAAGACTAA
- a CDS encoding DUF3721 domain-containing protein, with protein sequence MRPSLLRIQLVCGLLLTLAIPDPAGAEGVPALYPTREAAEQAAKEHFNCSGAHRMGNQWMPCEKHPSGNKQPMNH encoded by the coding sequence GTGCGGCCAAGCCTTCTTCGCATCCAACTGGTCTGCGGATTGCTGCTGACCTTGGCCATCCCTGACCCAGCTGGGGCAGAAGGAGTGCCAGCGCTCTATCCAACCCGTGAAGCCGCTGAGCAGGCCGCCAAAGAGCATTTCAACTGCAGCGGTGCCCACCGCATGGGTAATCAGTGGATGCCCTGTGAGAAGCACCCATCAGGGAACAAACAGCCGATGAACCACTGA
- a CDS encoding 6-carboxytetrahydropterin synthase codes for MTAAYTCSKTFSGYPCCHRQWRHSGHCRFVHGYSRSFCFWFQAEELDENGFVVDFSSLSELEKQLRQQFDHTFLVNADDPLLAQWQSLHEQGALDLRVMENVGMEASAALVWDWANKLLKARDGGRSCCWKVEARENEKNAACYAAVPTWFRTA; via the coding sequence ATGACCGCCGCCTACACCTGCAGCAAAACCTTTAGCGGCTACCCCTGTTGCCACCGGCAGTGGAGGCACAGCGGCCATTGCCGCTTTGTGCACGGCTACAGCCGCAGCTTTTGTTTTTGGTTCCAGGCCGAGGAGCTGGATGAAAACGGCTTCGTGGTGGATTTCTCCAGCCTGAGCGAACTGGAGAAGCAACTGAGGCAGCAGTTTGACCACACCTTTTTGGTCAATGCGGACGACCCGCTGCTGGCGCAATGGCAATCCCTGCATGAGCAGGGGGCCCTGGATCTACGGGTCATGGAGAACGTCGGCATGGAAGCCAGCGCTGCCCTGGTCTGGGACTGGGCCAACAAGCTATTGAAGGCCCGTGATGGCGGCCGCAGCTGTTGCTGGAAGGTCGAGGCCCGTGAAAACGAGAAGAACGCCGCCTGCTACGCCGCAGTCCCCACTTGGTTTCGGACTGCTTAA
- the hisIE gene encoding bifunctional phosphoribosyl-AMP cyclohydrolase/phosphoribosyl-ATP diphosphatase HisIE — protein sequence MDRQPLQASFQAPDPAFIRSLRFNEAGLIPAVAQDWLDGAVLMVAWMNHEAIERTFATGEVHYWSRSRQELWHKGATSGHTQALRGLRYDCDADVLLLTIEQRGDVACHTGARSCFYDDGPSPTAGGAGAAPPPADVCTELMRVIEGRRDQPEPGSYTNKLLEGGDNRILKKIGEESAEFVMACKDNSPEEMAGEAADIVFHLQVALAHHGVSWRRVQEVLASRRGAPRRD from the coding sequence ATGGATCGGCAGCCCTTGCAGGCATCATTTCAGGCCCCAGATCCGGCCTTCATTCGCTCCCTTCGTTTTAACGAGGCCGGCCTGATCCCGGCGGTGGCTCAGGACTGGCTCGACGGGGCGGTCCTGATGGTCGCCTGGATGAACCACGAGGCGATTGAGCGCACCTTCGCCACGGGCGAAGTGCACTACTGGAGTCGCTCCCGCCAGGAGCTTTGGCACAAAGGTGCCACCAGTGGCCATACCCAGGCCCTGCGCGGCCTGCGCTACGACTGCGATGCCGACGTGCTGCTGCTCACGATCGAGCAGCGCGGCGATGTGGCCTGCCACACCGGAGCGCGCAGTTGCTTCTATGACGATGGACCGAGCCCGACGGCTGGTGGTGCCGGCGCCGCTCCCCCGCCCGCCGATGTCTGCACGGAGTTAATGCGGGTGATCGAAGGACGCCGTGACCAGCCGGAACCCGGCAGCTACACCAACAAGTTGCTCGAGGGCGGCGATAACCGGATCCTCAAAAAAATCGGTGAGGAGAGCGCCGAGTTTGTGATGGCCTGCAAGGACAACAGTCCTGAGGAGATGGCGGGTGAGGCGGCCGACATCGTCTTTCACCTGCAGGTTGCTTTGGCCCATCACGGCGTGAGCTGGCGCCGGGTGCAGGAGGTGTTGGCCTCCCGCCGGGGTGCTCCGCGCCGCGACTAG
- a CDS encoding efflux RND transporter periplasmic adaptor subunit, producing MAKALWPGLAALGLLALCGCGSSTGRPPQKVTAAPLEREVFVQSIDTVSTLEATDEIELAAQAGGRIQRVLVQSGQSVEAGQLLLVLDQTQLKADVSALQAQSKSDQLAFERLAGLAQEGAATALQRDEFEAKAIGSRQALTAKLADLSYKDVRAPIAGVISDLSVKAGDVLQAGSPFSRIIRNEALQARIDVPAGQANRLASGQLVQLLDGQGQRPVAKGRVTMIDPNINAKSQTLLAKAKIENPQGMLRDGQRLRTRLIIGAERHLAIPFEAVTRQFGQTFVFVVGTPAQWKKDPGKTPLATIERLPAGSNVALQRSVTLGPLQGDRYPVLKGLSATDRVILSNGSGLRHGTPVRLKQP from the coding sequence ATGGCTAAAGCACTCTGGCCAGGTCTGGCCGCCCTTGGACTACTCGCACTCTGCGGCTGCGGCAGCTCGACTGGGCGTCCGCCGCAGAAGGTCACGGCCGCTCCACTTGAGCGGGAGGTGTTCGTGCAAAGCATCGACACCGTCAGCACCCTGGAGGCCACCGATGAAATCGAGCTGGCGGCCCAGGCCGGTGGACGAATCCAACGGGTCCTGGTCCAATCCGGTCAGTCCGTTGAGGCCGGGCAACTGCTGCTGGTCCTCGATCAAACCCAGCTCAAGGCGGACGTCTCAGCCCTGCAGGCCCAAAGCAAGAGCGATCAACTGGCCTTTGAGCGACTGGCCGGCTTGGCCCAGGAAGGGGCGGCAACCGCGCTACAGCGCGATGAATTCGAAGCCAAAGCGATCGGCTCGCGCCAAGCCCTGACGGCAAAGTTGGCGGACCTCTCCTACAAGGATGTACGGGCCCCCATCGCTGGGGTCATCAGTGATCTGAGCGTCAAAGCAGGGGATGTCCTCCAGGCCGGAAGCCCCTTTAGCCGGATCATCCGCAACGAAGCCCTGCAGGCCCGGATCGACGTGCCGGCCGGCCAGGCGAACCGGCTCGCCAGCGGGCAGCTGGTGCAACTACTCGATGGTCAAGGGCAGCGCCCCGTCGCCAAGGGGAGGGTGACGATGATCGATCCCAACATCAACGCCAAAAGTCAGACCCTGCTGGCCAAGGCCAAGATCGAGAATCCTCAGGGCATGCTTCGCGACGGGCAGCGCCTGCGAACCCGTTTGATCATTGGCGCGGAGCGTCACCTGGCTATTCCGTTTGAGGCGGTCACGCGCCAATTTGGCCAGACCTTCGTCTTCGTCGTTGGCACCCCTGCCCAATGGAAAAAAGACCCGGGCAAGACGCCATTGGCGACCATTGAGCGCCTACCGGCGGGCAGCAACGTGGCGCTCCAGCGCAGCGTCACCCTGGGCCCCCTGCAGGGGGATCGCTATCCGGTCCTCAAAGGCCTCTCGGCCACCGATCGGGTGATCCTGAGCAACGGCAGCGGGCTCCGCCATGGGACCCCCGTTCGTCTCAAACAGCCCTAG
- a CDS encoding efflux RND transporter permease subunit: protein MTPPRRTLSDLFLRRPVFSLVLSLLLLLMGALSLSGLQVENLPSIAPGRVSVRSSYPGGSPEVVEQGVTALIEQQLNGLERLESIRSSSSSSGSSIRLNFRGGSPELNQVNTQNEIAQVLRRLPAQVARLGVQVRRSSDDLLMVLSFSADPKRYTPQFLNGWVSQVVQQRLQRVEGVGDVRLFGGSPLAFRLWLNPAALLERQLTINDVERALQAQNVLAALGQTGEAPMPPGQATTLPLEMEGRLRSSEELEQLVVGEGPEGGVVLLRDIGRVGLGSESYDAIATNLQGSSAVAIGVYQRDGTNALAVSEAVEQALAELQPDIPPGIDLQLIVNEAETIRTSIGETAGSLRDAVLLVFLALLLGLGNSRLALISALAVPVSLLGSISLIKLAGGSINTLSLFGMVLASGLVVDDAIVVSEDIGRRLEAGASPLAAARESMAELGGAVVATSLVLVVVFLPVIGLEGSVGRLYAPIAISISAAIAVSTFNAISFTPVAASRLLHAEQREPAWLLRWIDPPRRWLESLEAPYGRWLEGSLKLRRRVMASVLVGLLVTALGLSWRPTAFIPQEDNGQLRGVVVLPEGLSLQRTEAVMQQVQALAEADPAIRTGNFYAGRSFGDSTPNKGLLFLRLQPIGKRGPGRPSTEAVAQRLNRQLRKTISGATVIVSQPPSVRGFSSEGGLELELLDTSNGQFSLQQFAGEAQRLIQAANASGLFERVSTRFSADSPLLRLEPDRLQMASLGVELSQLVSTLQASLGSSYVNDSFEGDQVRRVIVQLDGEGRRNLDDVLALQVRAKSGTLIPVGQLVRVEASSGASTINHSRLVRSISIRALPASGVSTGQAMAELERLQGQLGGRRTDLAWTGLAEEEKRSGGSTVRVFSLAVLVMALVLAGLYENLLDPFIILITVPLALLGALGGLVLRGLPLDVYGQMGLLVLVALAAKNGILIVEFANQRLREGLNLDQAIRDSARSRLRPILLTAISSLAGFLPLLLASGSSASSRISIGTVVFFGLLVATVLSLFVVPSSYRLIKGWELELKARRSHG, encoded by the coding sequence ATGACTCCGCCCAGGCGGACCCTCTCAGACCTGTTCTTGAGACGGCCCGTATTCAGCTTGGTGCTGAGTCTGCTGCTGCTGCTCATGGGAGCCCTGAGCTTGAGCGGCCTGCAGGTCGAGAACCTGCCGAGCATTGCCCCCGGACGGGTCAGTGTCCGCAGCTCCTACCCCGGCGGCAGCCCCGAGGTGGTGGAGCAGGGGGTGACCGCCTTAATCGAGCAGCAGCTCAACGGACTCGAGCGGCTCGAGAGCATCCGCTCCAGCAGCAGCAGCAGTGGCAGCAGCATCCGGCTGAACTTCCGCGGCGGCTCCCCCGAACTCAATCAGGTCAACACCCAAAACGAAATCGCCCAGGTGCTGCGGCGGCTACCAGCCCAGGTCGCTCGCCTGGGCGTGCAGGTCAGGCGCAGCTCCGATGACCTCTTAATGGTCCTGAGCTTCAGCGCAGATCCGAAGCGCTACACCCCGCAGTTCCTCAATGGCTGGGTCAGCCAGGTGGTGCAGCAGCGGCTCCAGCGGGTCGAGGGGGTTGGCGATGTGCGTCTGTTTGGCGGAAGCCCGTTGGCCTTCCGGCTCTGGCTCAACCCCGCGGCACTGCTAGAGCGTCAACTGACAATCAACGATGTCGAGCGGGCCCTGCAGGCCCAGAACGTCCTAGCCGCACTGGGACAAACCGGCGAAGCGCCCATGCCCCCGGGGCAGGCCACCACCCTCCCGCTCGAGATGGAGGGCCGGCTGCGCAGCAGCGAAGAACTCGAACAACTGGTGGTCGGCGAGGGCCCCGAAGGCGGAGTCGTGCTGCTGAGGGACATCGGCCGCGTGGGTCTGGGCAGTGAGAGCTATGACGCCATCGCCACGAACCTCCAGGGCAGCAGCGCTGTGGCCATTGGCGTCTACCAGCGGGATGGCACCAATGCCCTGGCGGTCAGTGAGGCGGTGGAGCAGGCCTTAGCGGAGCTCCAGCCGGACATTCCCCCTGGCATTGATCTGCAGCTGATCGTCAACGAAGCCGAGACGATTCGCACCAGCATTGGTGAGACCGCCGGCAGCCTCCGGGATGCGGTACTGCTGGTGTTTCTTGCCCTGCTGCTGGGGCTTGGCAACAGCCGTCTAGCCCTGATCAGCGCCCTGGCGGTTCCGGTCTCTCTGTTGGGGTCGATCAGCCTGATCAAGCTGGCCGGCGGCTCCATCAACACCCTCAGCCTGTTTGGGATGGTGCTGGCCTCGGGCCTGGTGGTCGACGACGCCATCGTCGTTAGTGAGGACATCGGACGGCGGCTGGAAGCGGGGGCCTCCCCCTTGGCCGCCGCCCGCGAATCCATGGCGGAGCTCGGTGGGGCGGTGGTGGCGACCTCCCTGGTGCTGGTGGTCGTCTTCCTGCCGGTGATCGGGCTGGAGGGAAGCGTGGGCCGGCTCTACGCGCCCATCGCCATCAGCATCAGTGCCGCCATTGCGGTCTCGACGTTTAACGCCATCAGCTTCACGCCGGTGGCGGCCAGCCGCCTGCTCCACGCGGAACAACGCGAGCCCGCCTGGCTGCTGCGCTGGATTGATCCGCCCCGGCGCTGGCTGGAATCCTTGGAGGCCCCCTACGGCCGCTGGCTGGAGGGCTCCCTCAAGCTGCGGCGCCGCGTCATGGCCAGCGTCCTGGTGGGCCTGTTGGTGACCGCCCTGGGGCTGAGCTGGAGACCGACGGCCTTCATTCCCCAGGAGGACAATGGCCAACTACGGGGGGTCGTTGTGCTGCCGGAGGGGCTCTCCCTGCAGCGCACCGAGGCGGTGATGCAACAGGTCCAAGCGCTGGCGGAGGCGGACCCCGCGATTCGAACCGGCAACTTCTATGCCGGCCGTTCCTTTGGGGACAGCACCCCCAACAAGGGACTGCTCTTCCTGCGGCTTCAGCCGATCGGCAAGCGGGGGCCTGGACGCCCCAGCACCGAGGCGGTGGCCCAACGGCTCAACCGCCAACTGCGCAAAACGATCTCCGGGGCCACGGTGATCGTCAGCCAGCCCCCCAGCGTGCGCGGCTTCAGCAGCGAAGGGGGATTGGAGCTCGAGCTGCTGGACACCAGCAACGGGCAGTTCTCGCTGCAGCAATTTGCGGGCGAGGCCCAACGCCTGATCCAAGCGGCCAATGCCAGCGGATTGTTTGAGCGGGTCTCCACCCGCTTCAGCGCCGATTCCCCGCTCCTGCGGCTGGAGCCCGATCGCCTGCAGATGGCCTCCCTCGGCGTGGAACTGAGCCAACTGGTCAGCACCCTGCAGGCCAGCCTGGGCAGCAGCTACGTCAACGACAGCTTTGAGGGCGATCAGGTCCGCCGGGTGATTGTGCAGCTGGATGGAGAGGGCCGGCGCAACCTCGACGACGTCCTCGCCCTGCAGGTGCGCGCCAAATCAGGAACCCTGATCCCCGTTGGCCAGTTGGTGCGCGTGGAGGCCTCCAGTGGGGCCAGCACGATCAACCACAGCCGCCTGGTGCGCTCCATCAGCATTCGTGCCCTACCAGCCTCGGGGGTCAGCACCGGCCAAGCCATGGCTGAGCTCGAGCGGCTGCAGGGGCAACTGGGCGGACGGCGCACGGACCTGGCCTGGACCGGTCTAGCGGAGGAAGAGAAACGCTCCGGCGGCAGCACCGTCCGGGTCTTTTCCCTGGCGGTCTTGGTCATGGCGCTGGTGCTGGCCGGCCTCTACGAGAACCTGCTGGACCCGTTCATCATCTTGATCACCGTTCCCCTAGCCCTGCTTGGAGCACTGGGCGGCCTGGTGCTGCGCGGTCTGCCCCTGGATGTCTATGGCCAGATGGGACTGCTGGTCCTGGTGGCCCTGGCCGCCAAAAACGGAATCTTGATCGTGGAATTTGCCAATCAACGGTTGCGGGAGGGACTGAACCTGGACCAGGCCATCCGCGACTCCGCCCGCTCCAGGCTGCGGCCGATCCTGCTGACGGCCATCTCCTCCCTGGCGGGGTTTCTGCCCCTGCTGCTGGCCAGCGGCAGTAGCGCCAGCAGCCGCATCAGCATCGGCACTGTGGTGTTCTTTGGCCTACTGGTGGCCACCGTTTTGAGCCTATTTGTCGTGCCCAGTAGCTACAGGTTGATCAAGGGCTGGGAGCTCGAGCTCAAAGCCCGGAGGAGCCATGGCTAA